A DNA window from Hydrogenophaga taeniospiralis contains the following coding sequences:
- a CDS encoding DUF779 domain-containing protein translates to MVEKVIATPAAVELIEFLKTKHGPELMFHQSGGCCDNSAANCYLPGEITMGAGDVYLGDVGGCPFYIGKAQYAYWRHTQLIIDVIEGHGGTFSLEGPEGKAFHTRSRVFTAEEMAELDAEDRATQGAMSPG, encoded by the coding sequence ATGGTTGAAAAAGTCATCGCCACACCGGCCGCGGTCGAGCTGATCGAATTCCTCAAGACCAAACACGGCCCCGAGCTCATGTTTCACCAGTCGGGTGGCTGCTGCGACAACAGCGCGGCCAACTGCTACCTGCCGGGCGAGATCACCATGGGCGCGGGCGATGTGTACTTGGGCGATGTCGGCGGTTGTCCGTTCTACATCGGCAAGGCGCAGTACGCGTACTGGCGCCACACGCAGCTGATCATCGACGTGATCGAAGGCCATGGTGGCACCTTCTCGCTCGAAGGGCCGGAGGGCAAGGCGTTTCACACCCGCTCGCGGGTGTTCACGGCGGAGGAGATGGCCGAGCTGGACGCCGAAGATCGGGCCACGCAGGGGGCGATGTCTCCCGGCTGA
- a CDS encoding aldehyde dehydrogenase family protein produces the protein MIYAAPGAAGAKIAYKPRYDNFIGGKWVVPCKGQYFDVITPVSGQVYTQAARSTAEDIELALDAAHAAADAWGKTDAATRSNILLKIADRIEQNLELLAYAETVDNGKAIRETLNADIPLTVDHFRYFAGCVRAQEGALSNIDENTVAYHIQEPLGVVGQIIPWNFPILMAAWKLAPALGAGNCVVLKPAESTPISILILAELIADLLPPGVLNIVNGFGREAGMPLAQSKRIAKIAFTGSTTTGRVIAQAAANNLIPATLELGGKSPNVFFADIMDKDDAFLDKCVEGLVLFAFNQGEVCTCPSRALIQESIYDKFMERVLKRVAAIQQANPLDSESMMGAQASKEQLTKILSYLELGKAEGAEVLIGGGQAHLGGDLEGGYYVQPTLFKGHNKMRIFQEEIFGPVLAVTTFKDEAEALAIANDTLYGLGAGVWSRNGNVAYRMGRAIKAGRVWTNCYHAYPAHAAFGGYKESGIGRETHKMMLDHYQQTKNLLVSYSENKLGFF, from the coding sequence ATGATTTACGCAGCTCCCGGCGCCGCCGGCGCCAAAATCGCCTACAAACCGCGCTACGACAACTTCATCGGCGGCAAATGGGTCGTGCCGTGCAAGGGCCAGTACTTTGACGTGATCACGCCCGTGAGTGGCCAGGTCTACACGCAGGCCGCGCGCTCCACCGCCGAAGACATCGAACTCGCGCTGGACGCCGCGCACGCCGCCGCCGACGCCTGGGGCAAGACGGACGCCGCCACGCGCAGCAACATCCTGCTGAAGATCGCCGACCGCATCGAGCAGAACCTGGAGCTGCTGGCCTACGCCGAGACGGTGGACAACGGCAAGGCGATCCGCGAGACGCTGAACGCCGACATCCCGCTCACCGTGGATCACTTCCGCTACTTCGCTGGCTGCGTGCGCGCCCAGGAAGGCGCCCTGTCCAACATCGACGAGAACACGGTGGCGTACCACATCCAGGAACCGCTGGGCGTGGTGGGTCAGATCATTCCCTGGAACTTCCCGATCCTGATGGCGGCCTGGAAACTGGCGCCTGCTCTGGGCGCCGGCAACTGCGTGGTGCTCAAGCCGGCCGAGTCCACCCCGATCTCCATCCTGATCCTGGCCGAGCTGATCGCCGACCTGCTGCCCCCGGGCGTGCTGAACATCGTGAACGGTTTCGGCCGCGAAGCCGGCATGCCGCTGGCACAGAGCAAGCGCATTGCCAAGATCGCTTTCACCGGCTCCACCACCACGGGCCGCGTGATCGCCCAGGCCGCCGCCAACAACCTGATCCCGGCCACGCTGGAACTGGGCGGCAAGTCGCCCAACGTGTTCTTCGCCGACATCATGGACAAGGACGATGCCTTCCTCGACAAGTGCGTTGAAGGCCTGGTGCTGTTCGCGTTCAACCAGGGCGAGGTCTGCACCTGCCCGAGCCGCGCGCTGATCCAGGAAAGCATCTACGACAAGTTCATGGAACGCGTGCTCAAGCGCGTGGCCGCCATCCAGCAGGCCAACCCGCTCGACTCCGAAAGCATGATGGGCGCACAGGCTTCCAAGGAACAGCTGACCAAGATCCTGTCGTACCTGGAGCTGGGCAAGGCCGAAGGCGCCGAGGTGCTGATCGGTGGCGGGCAGGCCCACCTGGGTGGTGATCTGGAAGGCGGCTACTACGTGCAGCCCACGCTGTTCAAGGGCCACAACAAGATGCGCATCTTCCAGGAAGAGATCTTCGGCCCGGTGCTGGCCGTGACCACGTTCAAGGACGAGGCCGAAGCCCTGGCCATTGCCAACGACACGCTGTACGGCCTGGGCGCCGGCGTGTGGAGCCGCAACGGCAACGTGGCCTACCGCATGGGCCGCGCCATCAAGGCGGGCCGTGTGTGGACCAACTGCTACCACGCCTACCCGGCACACGCCGCGTTCGGCGGCTACAAGGAATCGGGCATCGGCCGCGAGACCCACAAGATGATGCTGGACCACTACCAGCAGACGAAGAACCTGCTGGTGAGCTACAGCGAGAACAAACTCGGGTTCTTCTGA
- a CDS encoding TOBE domain-containing protein gives MTPPTLHATLTEALGHAISDKRLEVLRRVGESGSISQAARDAGISYKAAWQAIDTLTNLGGVPLVERTVGGAGGGGARITAQGLQLLQLADELARARDAVLARFAGGAQLASGLGLRTSMRNQLPCRVVAVEPAAPGDPAVWVHMQTAGGERLTSSITRESADLLGLAPGLEVLVLCKATAVRVQAPVAGQRGGGAAGEECVLHGTVERVAEGTQRDEVVLALAGGGHWVGFAPHPFAARVGEAASAHMAAAALVVGLSG, from the coding sequence ATGACCCCACCAACCCTCCACGCCACCCTGACCGAAGCCCTCGGCCACGCCATCAGCGACAAGCGCCTGGAGGTGTTGCGCCGGGTGGGTGAGTCGGGCTCCATCTCGCAGGCCGCGCGCGACGCGGGCATCAGCTACAAGGCGGCGTGGCAGGCCATCGACACGCTGACCAACCTGGGCGGTGTGCCGCTGGTGGAGCGCACGGTGGGCGGGGCGGGTGGGGGTGGCGCGCGCATCACGGCGCAGGGCTTGCAGCTGCTGCAGCTGGCCGATGAGCTGGCCCGTGCGCGCGACGCGGTGCTGGCGCGTTTTGCCGGCGGTGCGCAACTGGCCAGCGGCCTGGGCCTGCGCACCAGCATGCGCAACCAGCTGCCGTGTCGCGTGGTGGCGGTGGAGCCCGCGGCGCCTGGCGATCCGGCGGTGTGGGTGCACATGCAGACCGCTGGCGGCGAGCGGTTGACGTCGAGCATCACCCGCGAAAGCGCCGATCTGCTGGGCCTGGCGCCGGGGCTGGAGGTGCTGGTGTTGTGCAAGGCCACGGCGGTGCGGGTACAGGCGCCGGTGGCAGGGCAGCGGGGCGGCGGCGCAGCGGGGGAAGAGTGTGTTTTGCACGGCACGGTGGAGCGTGTGGCCGAGGGCACGCAGCGCGACGAGGTGGTGTTGGCCCTGGCTGGCGGGGGCCATTGGGTGGGCTTTGCGCCGCACCCGTTCGCGGCGCGCGTGGGCGAGGCCGCCAGCGCGCACATGGCGGCCGCGGCGCTGGTGGTGGGGCTGTCGGGGTGA
- a CDS encoding KGGVGR-motif variant AAA ATPase, producing the protein MPVLFDDALPILIEVLNEWGGESFVEMGTVLRDATGRLSFFAHERPPVSAPSETGASASIESPLAHDELDLDPLGRRIVDRLGAYARKDRPVVYPTDDGASPLLTSRERTPVRVGEQFCYLIDRRIVGTGWLAEPVAAATSGPRRLVFASLKGGVGRSTALSVTAADLARRGRNVLVIDLDLEAPGLGHLLLEGGRLPDYGVVDFLVEDGVGGVGNDLLHRFVGTSQLTSSSGGVVDVMPAIGRKSEDRPENILAKLSRAMIEDMTETGTVSVGQQVSSMINRIVAQGSYDAVLIDSRAGLAELAAPAVIGLGATVLLFGTAQTQTIEGYRALFAALQLLAQRDAAQGRSAEWRLALRPVYAKASLNTETADWFRDEIYELYSEYLYDAELEDVTGAQFVPLRFTQQDASAPHAPLIVPFNPAFVDFDPSRQPTQLTEAFYEQSFRPFLDAIDRFLEPAPPEPQN; encoded by the coding sequence ATGCCGGTACTTTTTGATGATGCATTGCCGATCCTGATCGAGGTTCTCAATGAATGGGGTGGCGAGTCGTTCGTCGAGATGGGCACGGTGCTGCGCGACGCGACGGGTCGCCTGAGCTTTTTCGCCCATGAGCGTCCGCCAGTCTCCGCACCGTCGGAAACCGGTGCGTCCGCCAGTATTGAGAGCCCACTCGCGCATGACGAGCTGGATTTGGATCCTCTGGGGCGGCGCATTGTCGATCGCCTGGGTGCCTACGCACGGAAGGATCGGCCGGTGGTATACCCCACTGATGATGGTGCGTCGCCCTTGTTGACTTCTCGCGAGCGCACGCCTGTGCGCGTAGGCGAACAATTCTGCTACTTGATCGACCGTCGCATCGTTGGCACGGGTTGGCTGGCCGAACCAGTCGCCGCAGCAACTTCAGGTCCGCGGCGATTGGTGTTCGCGTCGTTGAAGGGCGGCGTTGGCCGCTCCACTGCTCTTAGCGTGACGGCCGCTGATTTGGCGCGCCGCGGGCGCAATGTGCTAGTAATCGACCTGGACCTTGAGGCACCCGGTCTGGGCCACCTGCTGCTGGAGGGGGGCCGACTGCCGGATTACGGCGTTGTCGATTTCCTCGTAGAGGATGGCGTTGGCGGCGTCGGGAATGACCTGTTGCATCGGTTCGTTGGCACAAGCCAGTTGACATCGTCCAGCGGTGGTGTGGTCGACGTCATGCCTGCGATCGGACGTAAATCCGAAGACAGACCCGAAAACATCTTGGCCAAACTGTCGCGAGCAATGATCGAAGACATGACCGAAACAGGAACGGTGTCAGTCGGCCAGCAAGTCTCGTCCATGATCAACCGCATTGTTGCGCAGGGTTCATACGATGCGGTGCTCATAGACAGCCGGGCCGGCTTGGCCGAACTGGCAGCACCGGCGGTTATCGGGCTCGGCGCCACGGTTCTGCTGTTCGGCACCGCCCAGACACAGACGATCGAGGGATACAGGGCACTTTTCGCGGCACTTCAGCTCTTGGCGCAGCGCGACGCTGCGCAGGGACGAAGTGCCGAGTGGCGCCTTGCATTGCGGCCGGTCTACGCCAAGGCAAGTCTGAATACAGAGACTGCCGACTGGTTCCGTGACGAGATCTACGAGTTGTATTCCGAGTACCTTTATGACGCAGAGCTAGAAGATGTGACCGGTGCTCAGTTCGTTCCCCTGCGGTTCACCCAACAGGACGCGTCTGCCCCACACGCCCCACTGATAGTCCCATTCAATCCGGCGTTTGTGGATTTCGATCCTTCTCGCCAACCAACACAGCTGACGGAAGCTTTTTACGAGCAAAGCTTCCGCCCGTTCCTGGATGCTATTGATCGCTTCCTTGAGCCTGCTCCTCCTGAGCCCCAAAATTGA
- the modA gene encoding molybdate ABC transporter substrate-binding protein, translating into MPKPVRPLTALLFSALVHSATQAAEAQVAVAANFAEPIKAIAAVLEKTTGHTLKITLGSTGKLYAQIRNGAPFDVLLAADTKTPEALEKDGLAQPGSRFTYATGKLVLWSADASKVDAQGEVLKSAGLRKLAYAAPKVAPYGAAAVQAMDKLGLAAALAPKLVQGESIGQTFSFVYTGNADVGFVALSQVLEGGKLKSGSMWVVPQTLYSPIRQDAVVLKKAAGNEAAQALVKLLQSPNIQDLIRSYGYGI; encoded by the coding sequence ATGCCCAAGCCCGTTCGCCCTCTCACCGCCCTGCTCTTCTCCGCGCTAGTGCACAGCGCGACCCAGGCCGCCGAAGCCCAGGTGGCGGTGGCGGCCAACTTTGCCGAGCCGATCAAGGCGATTGCCGCCGTGCTGGAAAAGACCACCGGCCACACGCTGAAGATCACGCTGGGCTCCACCGGCAAGCTCTACGCGCAGATCCGGAACGGCGCGCCGTTTGACGTGCTACTGGCGGCCGACACCAAGACGCCCGAGGCGCTGGAAAAAGATGGCCTGGCCCAGCCCGGCAGCCGCTTCACCTACGCCACCGGCAAGCTGGTGCTGTGGTCGGCCGACGCGAGCAAGGTGGACGCCCAGGGCGAGGTGCTCAAGAGCGCCGGCCTGCGCAAGCTGGCCTACGCCGCGCCCAAGGTGGCGCCCTACGGCGCCGCCGCGGTGCAGGCCATGGACAAGCTGGGCCTGGCCGCCGCGCTCGCGCCCAAGCTGGTGCAGGGCGAGAGCATTGGCCAGACCTTCAGCTTCGTCTACACCGGCAACGCCGACGTGGGCTTTGTCGCGCTGTCGCAGGTGCTCGAAGGCGGCAAGCTCAAGAGCGGTTCGATGTGGGTGGTTCCGCAGACGCTGTACAGCCCGATCCGGCAAGACGCCGTGGTGCTGAAGAAGGCGGCCGGCAACGAGGCGGCGCAGGCCTTGGTGAAGCTGCTGCAAAGCCCGAACATCCAGGACCTGATCCGTTCCTACGGCTATGGCATTTGA
- the modB gene encoding molybdate ABC transporter permease subunit produces MPLTASDLQAIWLTLQVATLTTVILALIGTPLAWWLARTRSWLKTPLGTLVALPIVLPPSVLGFYLLVAMGPNGPVGHWTASWGLGYLPFTFPGLVVASVFYSLPFMVQPVHNAMEAMGARPLEVAASLRASRLDTFFSVVLPLCRPGLVTGAIMSFAHTVGEFGVVLMVGGNIPGVTRVVSVQIYDHVEAMEYGDAHRLAAVMLGFSFVCLLALQLYNHRHKRRAA; encoded by the coding sequence ATGCCCCTGACCGCGTCCGACCTGCAGGCGATCTGGCTCACGCTCCAGGTGGCCACGCTCACCACGGTGATCCTCGCGCTCATCGGCACGCCCCTGGCGTGGTGGCTGGCGCGCACGCGCTCGTGGCTGAAGACGCCGCTGGGCACGCTGGTGGCGCTGCCCATCGTGTTGCCACCGTCGGTGCTGGGGTTTTACCTGCTGGTGGCCATGGGGCCGAACGGGCCGGTGGGGCACTGGACGGCGTCGTGGGGGCTGGGCTATCTGCCGTTCACCTTCCCGGGCCTGGTGGTGGCCTCGGTGTTCTATTCGCTGCCTTTCATGGTGCAGCCGGTGCACAACGCCATGGAGGCGATGGGCGCCCGCCCGCTGGAGGTGGCGGCCAGCCTGCGGGCTTCGCGGCTTGACACGTTTTTCAGCGTGGTGCTGCCGCTGTGCCGGCCCGGGCTGGTCACGGGCGCGATCATGAGCTTTGCCCACACGGTGGGCGAGTTCGGCGTGGTGCTCATGGTGGGCGGCAACATCCCGGGCGTGACGCGCGTGGTGTCGGTGCAGATCTACGACCACGTGGAGGCCATGGAGTACGGCGACGCGCACCGCCTGGCCGCGGTGATGTTGGGCTTTTCTTTCGTGTGCCTGCTGGCCCTGCAGCTGTACAACCACCGCCACAAGCGGCGCGCCGCATGA
- the modC gene encoding molybdenum ABC transporter ATP-binding protein codes for MTPAPDTAAGLHMTARLQRADFALDVDLRLPGKGLTALLGPSGSGKTTCLRVLAGLEPQAQGSVSVLGEVWQDSARRIFRPVHQRAIGYVFQEASLFEHLNVKDNLQFGFKRTPVSERQHGWDHGLALLGIGHLLRRMPHELSGGERQRVAMARALATSPRVLLMDEPLAALDAARKAEILPWLEQLHERLDIPVVYVTHSADEVARLADHVVLLEQGRVLAHGPVAELMTRLDLPLAHGDSAAALIDAVTCGLQSDSGLCELRFDGGTLLLPQTRSTPLPDRAPVRVRIQARDVSLSLVMPEQTSVLNILSAQVTDLADDGPGQVLVGLRVAGAGGGTRLLSRISRLSCERLGIAPGLPVYAQIKGVAMVR; via the coding sequence ATGACGCCCGCACCCGACACCGCCGCCGGGCTGCACATGACGGCCCGCCTGCAACGGGCCGACTTCGCGCTCGACGTGGACCTGCGCTTGCCGGGCAAGGGCCTGACCGCCCTGCTCGGCCCGTCGGGCTCGGGCAAGACCACCTGCCTGCGCGTGCTCGCGGGGCTGGAGCCGCAGGCGCAGGGCTCGGTGAGCGTGCTGGGCGAGGTGTGGCAAGACAGCGCGCGGCGCATCTTCCGGCCGGTGCACCAGCGGGCCATTGGCTATGTGTTCCAGGAAGCCAGCCTGTTTGAGCACCTGAACGTCAAAGACAACCTGCAGTTCGGCTTCAAGCGCACGCCGGTGAGCGAGCGCCAGCACGGCTGGGACCACGGCCTGGCGCTGCTCGGCATCGGCCACCTGCTGCGGCGCATGCCACACGAGCTCTCGGGCGGCGAGCGCCAGCGCGTGGCCATGGCCCGCGCGCTGGCCACCAGCCCGCGCGTGCTGCTGATGGACGAACCCCTGGCCGCGCTGGACGCGGCGCGCAAGGCCGAGATCCTGCCCTGGCTGGAACAGTTGCACGAGCGGCTGGACATTCCGGTGGTGTACGTGACGCACTCGGCCGACGAGGTGGCCCGCCTGGCCGACCACGTGGTGCTGCTGGAGCAAGGCCGGGTGCTGGCGCACGGCCCGGTGGCCGAACTCATGACCCGGCTCGACCTGCCGCTGGCCCACGGCGACAGCGCCGCCGCGCTGATCGACGCCGTCACCTGCGGCCTGCAGAGCGACAGCGGTCTGTGCGAGCTGCGCTTCGACGGCGGCACGCTGCTGCTGCCGCAAACGCGCAGCACGCCGCTGCCGGACCGCGCCCCCGTGCGCGTGCGCATCCAGGCGCGCGACGTGAGCCTGTCGCTGGTGATGCCCGAGCAGACCAGCGTGCTCAACATCCTGAGCGCCCAAGTGACCGACCTCGCCGACGACGGCCCGGGCCAGGTGCTGGTGGGGCTGCGGGTGGCCGGGGCCGGCGGCGGCACGCGCCTGCTGTCGCGCATCAGCCGGCTCTCGTGCGAGCGGCTGGGCATCGCGCCCGGCCTGCCGGTCTACGCCCAGATCAAGGGCGTGGCGATGGTGCGTTAG
- a CDS encoding NAD(P)/FAD-dependent oxidoreductase, with protein sequence MTSANNPAPAGADVAVVGAGIIGLSVAMHLVAQGRSVLLIDRKGIAQETSAQNAGALAFSDILPLASPRILRQAPRWLLDPLGPLAIRPGYALQMLPWLMRFGLASRPSAYRASLRAQTQLMGLAAPAFHAMLARAQASHMIRQDGSLQVYEGDAEFRASLAGWQLRAEAGIAFEHVKGERLRELQPGLASSITAGTFVPHWETVSDPFEVASALGRHVLQAGAAWRQAEVRSIAARDDGVDLQFAQGSAVHAKQAVIATGAWSRQLAAQLGDAVPLETERGYNTTLPPGAFDLKRQIIFGSHGFVVTPLSTGIRVGGAVELGGLKLPPNFARSAHMLGKASRLLPGLRTEGGTQWMGYRPSLPDSLPVIGHAKASRRVVYAFGHGHLGLTQSAATGHLVAQLLAGQAPSIPLEPFRPGRF encoded by the coding sequence ATGACCTCAGCCAACAACCCGGCGCCCGCCGGCGCCGACGTGGCGGTGGTGGGCGCCGGCATCATCGGCCTGTCGGTGGCGATGCACCTGGTGGCCCAGGGCCGCTCGGTGCTGCTGATCGACCGCAAGGGCATTGCCCAGGAAACCAGCGCCCAGAACGCCGGCGCGCTGGCGTTTTCCGACATCCTGCCCCTGGCCTCGCCGCGCATCCTGCGGCAGGCGCCGCGCTGGCTGCTCGACCCGCTCGGCCCGCTGGCCATCCGCCCGGGCTACGCGCTGCAGATGCTGCCCTGGCTCATGCGCTTCGGCCTGGCCAGCCGGCCGTCGGCCTACCGGGCGAGCCTGCGGGCGCAAACGCAGCTGATGGGCCTCGCCGCGCCAGCGTTTCACGCCATGCTGGCGCGCGCGCAGGCCTCGCACATGATCCGCCAGGACGGCTCGCTGCAGGTGTACGAAGGCGACGCGGAATTCCGCGCCAGCCTCGCGGGATGGCAGCTGCGTGCTGAAGCCGGCATCGCCTTCGAGCACGTGAAAGGCGAGCGGCTGCGGGAGCTGCAACCGGGCTTGGCCAGCTCCATCACCGCAGGCACCTTTGTGCCGCATTGGGAGACCGTGAGCGACCCCTTCGAGGTGGCCTCGGCCCTGGGGCGCCATGTGCTGCAGGCGGGCGCCGCGTGGCGCCAGGCGGAGGTCCGCTCCATCGCCGCGCGCGACGACGGTGTGGACCTGCAATTCGCGCAGGGCAGCGCCGTCCATGCGAAGCAGGCGGTGATCGCCACCGGGGCCTGGTCGCGCCAGCTCGCGGCCCAGCTGGGCGACGCGGTCCCGCTGGAAACCGAGCGCGGCTACAACACCACGCTGCCGCCCGGCGCGTTCGACCTCAAACGCCAGATCATCTTCGGCTCCCACGGTTTTGTGGTCACGCCGCTGTCCACGGGTATCCGCGTCGGTGGCGCGGTGGAGCTGGGCGGCCTGAAGCTGCCGCCCAACTTCGCGCGGTCGGCCCACATGCTGGGCAAGGCTTCGCGCCTGCTGCCGGGGCTGCGCACCGAGGGCGGCACGCAGTGGATGGGCTACCGCCCCTCGTTGCCCGATTCTTTGCCCGTCATCGGCCACGCCAAGGCCAGCCGGCGGGTGGTGTACGCCTTCGGCCACGGGCACCTGGGCCTGACGCAAAGCGCTGCCACCGGGCACCTGGTGGCCCAACTGCTGGCGGGGCAGGCGCCGTCCATCCCGCTCGAACCCTTCCGGCCCGGTCGGTTCTAG
- a CDS encoding proline racemase family protein, whose amino-acid sequence MIDMQVIDSHTEGEPTRLVVAGGPPLGNGPLSERKALFARDFDHYRVLAANEPRGYDAVVGALLCEPVDSGCAAGLIFFNNTGYLGMCGHGTIGAAVTLAHMGRIGPGVHRFETPVGVVSVDLRSAHEVTIQNVESHVFRRDVAIDVPGLGRVVGDVAWGGNWFFLCHSTPCELTVAHIAELSRQAEAVKATLVRDGITGRDGAEIDHIEFFGPAHAADAHSRNFVLCPGGAYDRSPCGTGTSAKLACLAAAGKLQPGDTWVQESVIGSRFEASYRATEHGVIPSITGRAYVTAEARLIADPADPLLPAAFRAARA is encoded by the coding sequence ATCATCGACATGCAGGTCATCGACTCCCACACCGAAGGGGAACCCACGCGTCTGGTGGTGGCCGGTGGGCCGCCGCTGGGCAACGGCCCTTTGAGCGAGCGCAAAGCCCTCTTTGCCCGCGACTTTGACCACTACCGCGTGCTGGCGGCCAACGAACCGCGCGGGTACGACGCGGTGGTCGGCGCCTTGCTCTGCGAACCGGTGGACAGCGGTTGCGCCGCCGGGCTGATCTTCTTCAACAACACCGGCTACCTGGGCATGTGTGGCCACGGCACGATTGGCGCGGCCGTCACGCTCGCCCACATGGGGCGCATCGGCCCGGGCGTGCACCGCTTCGAGACGCCGGTCGGCGTGGTGAGCGTGGACCTCCGGTCCGCCCACGAAGTGACGATCCAGAACGTGGAGAGCCATGTGTTCCGGCGCGACGTGGCCATCGACGTGCCCGGCCTGGGGCGTGTCGTGGGCGACGTCGCCTGGGGCGGCAACTGGTTCTTTCTGTGCCACAGCACCCCGTGTGAGCTGACGGTGGCGCACATCGCCGAACTCAGCCGCCAGGCCGAGGCCGTGAAGGCAACGCTGGTGCGTGACGGCATCACCGGGCGCGACGGTGCCGAGATCGACCACATCGAATTCTTCGGCCCGGCCCACGCCGCCGACGCCCACAGCCGCAACTTCGTGCTGTGCCCCGGCGGTGCCTACGACCGCTCGCCTTGCGGCACCGGCACCAGCGCCAAGCTGGCCTGCCTGGCCGCGGCCGGCAAGCTCCAGCCGGGCGACACCTGGGTACAGGAAAGCGTGATCGGCAGCCGCTTCGAGGCCAGCTACCGGGCCACGGAGCACGGCGTCATCCCCAGCATCACGGGCCGCGCCTACGTCACGGCCGAAGCGCGGCTGATCGCCGACCCGGCCGACCCCTTGCTGCCCGCGGCGTTCCGCGCGGCACGGGCTTGA
- a CDS encoding dihydrodipicolinate synthase family protein, producing MKRNIFSGTIPALMTPCTPDRQPDFDALVKTGRDLVEAGMSALVYCGSMGDWPLLSDEQRMEGVERLVRAGLPVIVGTGAQNTARACALAAHAKACGAKGLMIIPRVLSRTGSAAAQRAHFADVLTAAVDLPSVIYNSPYYGYETRAELFFDVQSRFPHLIGFKEFGGAASLRYAAEHITARDPSLTLMVGVDTQVFHGFVNCGARGAITGIGNVLPKEVLHLVALCEQAARGDVLARQRAQELEAALAVLSSFDEGHDLVLYFKFLMVLQGHRQYALHFNPSDALSESQKNYATLQLHIFKRWYASWKEQN from the coding sequence ATGAAACGGAATATCTTCAGCGGCACGATCCCCGCCTTGATGACCCCTTGCACGCCCGACCGGCAACCCGATTTCGACGCGCTGGTGAAGACCGGCCGCGACCTCGTTGAAGCCGGCATGTCGGCCCTGGTGTACTGCGGCTCCATGGGCGACTGGCCCCTGCTGAGCGACGAGCAGCGCATGGAAGGCGTGGAGCGGCTGGTGCGCGCGGGCCTGCCCGTGATCGTGGGCACCGGGGCGCAGAACACGGCCCGCGCCTGCGCCCTGGCCGCGCACGCCAAGGCCTGCGGCGCCAAGGGCTTGATGATCATTCCCCGCGTGCTGTCGCGCACCGGGTCGGCCGCCGCGCAGCGCGCCCACTTCGCCGACGTCCTGACCGCCGCGGTGGACCTGCCCAGCGTGATCTACAACAGCCCCTACTACGGCTACGAAACCCGGGCCGAGCTGTTTTTTGACGTGCAATCGCGTTTCCCCCACCTGATCGGTTTCAAGGAGTTCGGCGGCGCGGCTTCCTTGCGCTACGCGGCCGAACACATCACCGCGCGCGACCCGTCGCTGACGCTGATGGTCGGCGTGGACACCCAGGTGTTCCATGGTTTCGTCAACTGCGGTGCCAGGGGCGCCATCACCGGGATCGGCAACGTGCTGCCCAAAGAGGTGCTGCACCTGGTCGCCCTGTGCGAGCAGGCGGCCCGCGGCGACGTGCTCGCGCGCCAGCGCGCGCAGGAGCTGGAGGCGGCGCTGGCGGTGCTGTCCTCGTTTGACGAGGGCCACGACCTGGTGCTGTATTTCAAATTCCTCATGGTGCTTCAAGGGCATCGCCAATACGCCTTGCACTTCAACCCCAGCGATGCCCTCTCGGAGAGCCAGAAGAACTACGCGACCCTCCAGTTGCACATCTTCAAACGCTGGTACGCCAGCTGGAAGGAGCAGAACTGA
- a CDS encoding AraC family transcriptional regulator, translating to MDVSLPAPGSPGLLIANGLFQGDLLFDHVPDTVFFLKDTQGRYTAVNHTLVKRCGFEHKSELIGKTAQQVFPLPLGSGFSQQDQRILQGGPVISGQLELHLYGNRKPGWCLTWKVAITDPKGRIVGLAGLSRDIQQPMGSTNEAAAVSRVIEHVARHLDSPLHLEELAALAGLSVFQLDQRIRGLFGVTAGQYVLRARIERACDLLRHARDPISEIALACGYADQASFTRQFRKSVGLTPSAYRAMR from the coding sequence ATGGATGTTTCTCTGCCAGCGCCCGGGTCGCCAGGGCTCCTGATCGCCAACGGCTTGTTCCAGGGCGACCTGCTGTTCGACCACGTGCCCGACACCGTGTTCTTCCTGAAAGACACGCAGGGCCGCTACACGGCGGTCAACCACACCCTGGTGAAGCGCTGTGGCTTCGAGCACAAGTCCGAGCTGATCGGCAAGACGGCGCAACAGGTGTTCCCGCTCCCGCTCGGGTCCGGGTTTTCGCAACAGGACCAGCGCATCCTGCAGGGCGGCCCCGTGATCAGCGGGCAACTGGAGCTGCACCTGTACGGCAACCGGAAACCGGGTTGGTGCCTCACTTGGAAAGTGGCAATCACCGACCCGAAAGGCCGCATCGTCGGGCTGGCCGGTCTGTCGCGCGACATCCAGCAGCCCATGGGCTCCACGAACGAAGCTGCGGCGGTGTCGCGCGTCATCGAACACGTCGCGCGGCACCTGGACTCACCGCTGCATCTGGAAGAACTCGCCGCCCTGGCCGGTCTTTCGGTGTTTCAGCTGGACCAGCGCATCCGCGGCCTGTTTGGTGTGACGGCGGGTCAATACGTGCTTCGGGCGCGCATCGAGCGGGCGTGTGATCTCTTGCGCCACGCCCGTGACCCGATCAGCGAAATCGCCCTGGCGTGTGGCTACGCGGACCAGGCCTCGTTCACCCGCCAGTTCCGCAAATCGGTGGGGCTCACGCCGTCAGCCTATAGAGCCATGAGGTGA